The nucleotide window CTGGTCGGCCTTGGCGAGCAGCTCCCTACGCTTGGTGTCACACTCCTGCCAGGTCTTGCCGTAGGCGAACTTGCGGGCGCGGGTGCCGTCCGGCTGGAGCACGTAGACGGCGCACTGATAGCGGCCGTCCTTGCGCTTGGTGATCGTGCCTGCCCCGTTGGGGTTGCGCTTGCGCTGGCCGGCCATCAGGCAGCCGCCTCCATTTCGCTGGTGATGTACTCACGGACAGCCCGTGCGGGGATGCGACGGCACCGGCCGATGGTGATCGAGGGCAGACGACGGGAGCGGATGAGGTCATAGACCGTGGAGCGACCGAGCTTGAGCCGCGCCATCACGTCAGGCACCGTCAGCAGTTCGTCGTCATGCATGGGTGGGCTCTCCTTCCGTTCCGGGGGCGGGTTCGAGGGATGTGGCGAGCCAGGCTTCGGTGTCGGTGAGGCCGGTTCCGGCGAAGACCCAGTGGGCGAGGACGTACGTCGTGGTGTTCTCGCGCTCGGGCAGGGCGGCAGCGGCTTGGGTGCGGCGCCATTGGGCGCGGGCGTCGCGGAGGGCGCCGAGGGTGGTGGAGTAGCGGCGGGATTTGGTGGAGAAGTGGCCGCGGAAGCCGAGCATGTGGGCCCAGGCGCGCAGACGGAGGTGTTCGAGGTCTTTGCGGGCGCCGAGGGTCCAGGCGGTTCGGATGAGGCGGCGGGCGTGGTCGCTGATGTCGAGCTGTGCGAGTTCGGCGGCGAACTTCAGTGGCCGGTCGAGAGCTCCCGTGGCGGTTTCGGCGCCCTTGGTTGCGTACTTGGCGATGTATGCGGCGACTGCCCGCTCGGTCAGTTCCTGGCCGTTGTTGAAGTCGGCGGAGCGGATGGTGCGGACGTCGAGTTGGCGGCCGAAGGTGAAGGTGTGGGCGCGGTCGTCGATGACCGGGCCGTCCACGCGGACCTTGGCCGCTGCTGCCTCGATGGCGTCGGTCAGCAGCTCTGCTGTGGCCCACGCCGGGGGCGGGGAGTCTGCGCCGGTGGGGCCGTCGAGGCGGATGACGGCGTGGAAGTGAACGGCACCGCGCTTCTGGTACTCGGCGACCTTGGCGAAGGAGACGCGGGCGTGATCGCGGAACCGGCGTTGTGACAGTCCCGCGCGCTTGGCGACTTCCCGGCGCAGGTAGGTGGAGAAGCGCCGCCAGAGCGGACCGGCGTGCGCGTTCCAGAGGACGGCCGCTTCGTAGTCGTAGGTGTCGGGGTCGAGTGG belongs to Streptomyces graminofaciens and includes:
- a CDS encoding helix-turn-helix domain-containing protein; amino-acid sequence: MHDDELLTVPDVMARLKLGRSTVYDLIRSRRLPSITIGRCRRIPARAVREYITSEMEAAA
- a CDS encoding replication initiator; the protein is MPGILRQLSGLGGCTHPIRLDGHRTEYDIDTTTGEIGRVLQHLDSTDLPAGNLLVRCNNRRTTRCAACAEVYRRDTFHLITSGLRGGKGVPEHVGTHPRVFATFTAPSFGPVHNRPSSGRPCRCGTRHDQDDETLGVPLDPDTYDYEAAVLWNAHAGPLWRRFSTYLRREVAKRAGLSQRRFRDHARVSFAKVAEYQKRGAVHFHAVIRLDGPTGADSPPPAWATAELLTDAIEAAAAKVRVDGPVIDDRAHTFTFGRQLDVRTIRSADFNNGQELTERAVAAYIAKYATKGAETATGALDRPLKFAAELAQLDISDHARRLIRTAWTLGARKDLEHLRLRAWAHMLGFRGHFSTKSRRYSTTLGALRDARAQWRRTQAAAALPERENTTTYVLAHWVFAGTGLTDTEAWLATSLEPAPGTEGEPTHA